A window of the Cystobacter fuscus genome harbors these coding sequences:
- a CDS encoding glycosyltransferase, producing MRRSEEMDLARRALRGRDLVVFSNDWDGDPLSKVHIMRILSRDNRVLWVNSIGNRAPKANAHDVKRIWNKLAKFTEGVREVEPNLFVLAPLAVPFYGSEAVRALNRSLLRAQVQRAMRQLHFKRPISWSFLPASAPVSGRLGEEFVVYHCVDEFSAFSDTNGRHIAEMEQQLLKRADLVITSAERLRENKARVNPSTVLVRHGVDFNHFVKACDASTPIPADIANLPKPILGFFGLVADWVDTEAIAAAAKAHPEGSVVIIGKVAPDVDPSALKALPNVHFLGRKSYSELPGYCRAFDVALMPFRVNELTLNANPLKVREYLAAGLPVVSSDIPEVRKVGLCKLATDEADFVRKIDECLAEGAGPSRERAERIRHESWEAKVEEIRQYVGEAMLKAGRGL from the coding sequence ATGCGGCGCAGTGAGGAAATGGATCTGGCCCGCCGGGCCCTTCGTGGCAGGGATCTGGTGGTGTTCTCGAACGACTGGGATGGGGATCCGCTGTCGAAGGTCCACATCATGCGCATCCTCTCACGCGACAACCGCGTGCTCTGGGTGAACAGCATTGGCAACCGTGCGCCCAAGGCGAACGCGCACGACGTCAAGCGCATCTGGAACAAGCTGGCGAAGTTCACCGAGGGCGTGCGCGAGGTGGAGCCCAACCTCTTCGTGCTCGCGCCGCTGGCGGTGCCCTTCTACGGCTCGGAGGCGGTGCGCGCGTTGAACCGCTCGCTCTTGCGCGCCCAGGTGCAGCGCGCCATGCGCCAGCTGCACTTCAAGCGGCCCATCTCCTGGTCCTTCCTGCCGGCCTCGGCGCCGGTGTCCGGACGGCTGGGCGAGGAGTTCGTCGTCTACCACTGCGTGGACGAGTTCTCCGCCTTCAGCGACACCAATGGGCGCCACATCGCGGAGATGGAGCAGCAACTGCTCAAGCGCGCCGACCTGGTCATCACCTCGGCCGAGCGGCTGCGGGAGAACAAGGCACGCGTCAACCCGAGCACGGTGCTGGTGCGCCACGGCGTGGACTTCAACCACTTCGTCAAGGCCTGTGACGCGTCCACGCCCATTCCGGCGGACATCGCGAACCTGCCCAAGCCCATCCTGGGCTTCTTCGGGCTGGTGGCCGACTGGGTGGACACCGAGGCGATCGCCGCGGCGGCCAAGGCGCACCCCGAGGGCTCGGTGGTCATCATCGGCAAGGTGGCGCCGGACGTGGATCCCTCGGCGCTCAAGGCCCTGCCCAACGTGCACTTCCTCGGCCGCAAGTCCTACTCGGAGCTGCCCGGCTACTGCCGCGCCTTCGACGTGGCGCTCATGCCCTTCCGGGTGAACGAGCTCACGCTCAACGCCAACCCGCTCAAGGTGCGCGAGTACCTGGCGGCCGGCCTGCCGGTGGTCTCCTCGGACATCCCCGAGGTGCGCAAGGTGGGGTTGTGCAAGCTGGCCACGGACGAGGCGGACTTCGTGCGGAAGATCGACGAGTGCCTCGCCGAGGGCGCGGGCCCGTCCCGTGAGCGCGCCGAGCGCATCCGCCACGAGAGCTGGGAGGCCAAGGTGGAGGAGATCCGCCAGTATGTGGGCGAGGCCATGCTGAAGGCCGGACGCGGGCTGTAG
- the ccmA gene encoding heme ABC exporter ATP-binding protein CcmA yields the protein MDATPTAPPALALHDVSKRYGRHWALARLSYALPQGRSLLLTGHNGSGKTTLLRLVATALSPTHGRVEVRGLDCVAQRDSVRREVALLSHASFLYEDLTAQQNLVVLARLLGMESPSDVADTLLIKVGLTKRSQSPVRQFSAGMRKRLAIARLLLKTPAVALLDEPFGELDPAGIQAMEKIIAELKESGVTVVLATHLIEQGLSLCEERLHLSDGRAVAA from the coding sequence ATGGACGCCACCCCCACCGCGCCCCCCGCGCTCGCCCTCCACGATGTCAGCAAGCGGTATGGCCGCCATTGGGCGCTCGCGCGCCTGAGCTATGCCCTGCCCCAGGGCCGCTCCCTGCTGCTCACCGGTCACAACGGTTCCGGAAAGACGACGCTCCTGCGGCTGGTGGCCACGGCGCTCTCCCCCACCCACGGCCGGGTGGAGGTGCGGGGCCTGGACTGCGTGGCCCAGCGCGACAGCGTGCGCCGCGAGGTCGCCCTGCTGTCCCACGCGAGCTTCCTCTATGAGGACCTCACCGCCCAGCAGAACCTGGTGGTGCTCGCGCGGCTGCTCGGGATGGAGTCCCCCTCGGACGTGGCGGACACGCTGCTGATCAAGGTGGGCCTGACGAAGCGCTCGCAGAGTCCCGTGCGCCAGTTCTCCGCCGGCATGCGCAAGCGCCTGGCCATCGCCCGGTTGCTGCTCAAGACGCCCGCGGTGGCGCTGCTGGACGAGCCCTTCGGGGAGCTGGATCCCGCGGGCATCCAGGCCATGGAGAAGATCATCGCCGAGCTGAAGGAGTCCGGGGTCACGGTGGTGCTGGCCACGCACCTCATCGAGCAGGGGCTGAGCCTGTGCGAGGAGCGGCTGCACCTGTCGGATGGACGGGCGGTGGCGGCATGA
- a CDS encoding cytochrome c maturation protein CcmE has product MTQQTRNRLIAVVALLVAGGGLSLVAVGNIGENLVYYWRPSEMLAQGSKAYGPIIRLGGQVQPGSIQWDEQHTTLHFRVMDDEKPGAPQVLVRTNEVPPQMFRERIGVVVEGTFDASQTFQGSRLMVNHSNEYRAPKTDDDVKKMFEEMQKQEATTAARTP; this is encoded by the coding sequence ATGACGCAGCAGACGCGCAACCGTCTCATCGCCGTGGTGGCCTTGCTGGTGGCCGGCGGCGGCCTGTCCCTGGTGGCCGTTGGCAACATCGGGGAGAACCTCGTCTACTACTGGCGGCCCTCGGAGATGCTGGCCCAGGGAAGCAAGGCCTACGGCCCCATCATCCGCCTGGGCGGCCAGGTGCAGCCGGGCAGCATCCAGTGGGACGAGCAACACACCACCCTGCACTTCCGCGTCATGGACGACGAGAAGCCGGGCGCGCCGCAGGTGCTCGTGCGCACCAACGAGGTGCCGCCGCAGATGTTCCGCGAGCGCATCGGCGTGGTGGTGGAGGGCACCTTCGACGCGTCCCAGACGTTCCAGGGCAGCCGGCTCATGGTGAACCACTCCAACGAGTACCGGGCGCCCAAGACGGATGACGACGTGAAGAAGATGTTCGAGGAGATGCAGAAGCAGGAAGCCACCACGGCGGCGAGGACTCCGTGA
- a CDS encoding serine O-acetyltransferase, whose product MGIDAMSLYRLGHKLHLRGVPVLPAVLRKAIHFLHGSYLPPEAEIGEGTQLGYGGMGIVIHKDAKIGRHCLISHQVTVGGRSGLKDLPVIGDYVRIGAGAKILGNVRIGDFAIIGANAVVVKDVAPGSVVGGIPAREIRKDPDPLATYEREMGLRPPMARRNEVVKSMPPASSATR is encoded by the coding sequence ATGGGGATCGATGCGATGTCGCTGTATCGGCTCGGGCACAAGCTGCATCTGCGGGGTGTGCCTGTTCTTCCCGCGGTGCTGCGCAAGGCCATCCACTTCCTGCATGGCTCGTATCTCCCGCCCGAGGCGGAGATCGGCGAGGGAACGCAGCTGGGCTATGGCGGCATGGGGATCGTCATCCACAAGGACGCGAAGATCGGGCGCCACTGCCTCATCTCGCACCAGGTGACGGTGGGTGGCCGCTCGGGGCTCAAGGATCTGCCGGTGATCGGCGACTACGTGCGCATTGGCGCGGGCGCCAAGATTCTCGGCAACGTGCGCATCGGAGACTTCGCCATCATCGGCGCGAACGCCGTGGTGGTGAAGGACGTGGCGCCCGGCTCGGTGGTGGGTGGCATCCCGGCCCGGGAGATCCGCAAGGATCCGGATCCGCTCGCCACCTACGAGCGGGAGATGGGCCTGCGGCCTCCCATGGCTCGGCGCAACGAGGTGGTGAAGTCCATGCCTCCCGCCTCGTCCGCCACGCGCTAG
- the ccsA gene encoding cytochrome c biogenesis protein CcsA, translated as MNTVLQLVSTTAALVSVALGIYLGVKWAPVGSRFNARPALYAMTGAAVALLALGSWMGLVWTPPEREMGHVYRIIYVHVPAMWMAMLALVLNFGCCIAYLFKASWKTDALAEAAAEVGLLFGTYGLVLGSIWGKPTWGVYWDWDPRLTAMAIMLVTYVGYTALRRFVEDPEKRAVWSSVVGIISGINMPIVWKSVQWWRSLHQVQSTPKTVDPDMVLALRVNAWASLILLVLFLLHRYRIALATREAEVALPSALPTDTRANPSEVV; from the coding sequence ATGAACACGGTGCTGCAGCTGGTATCGACGACAGCGGCGTTGGTGTCCGTCGCGCTGGGAATCTACCTGGGCGTGAAGTGGGCGCCGGTGGGCTCGCGCTTCAACGCCCGGCCGGCGCTCTATGCCATGACGGGGGCGGCGGTGGCGCTGCTGGCGCTCGGGTCGTGGATGGGCCTGGTCTGGACGCCGCCCGAGCGGGAGATGGGGCACGTCTACCGCATCATCTACGTGCACGTGCCGGCCATGTGGATGGCCATGCTGGCGCTGGTGCTCAACTTCGGCTGCTGCATCGCCTACCTCTTCAAGGCGAGCTGGAAGACGGACGCGCTGGCGGAGGCGGCGGCCGAGGTGGGGTTGCTGTTCGGCACCTACGGCCTGGTGCTCGGCTCCATCTGGGGCAAGCCCACCTGGGGCGTGTACTGGGACTGGGATCCGCGGCTGACGGCCATGGCCATCATGCTGGTGACGTACGTGGGCTACACGGCGCTGCGCCGCTTCGTGGAGGATCCGGAGAAGCGCGCGGTGTGGAGCTCCGTGGTGGGCATCATCTCCGGCATCAACATGCCCATCGTCTGGAAGAGCGTGCAGTGGTGGCGCAGCCTGCACCAGGTGCAGTCCACGCCCAAGACGGTGGATCCGGACATGGTGTTGGCGCTGCGCGTCAACGCGTGGGCCTCGCTCATCCTGCTCGTGCTCTTCCTGTTGCACCGCTACCGCATCGCCCTCGCCACGCGCGAGGCGGAGGTGGCCCTGCCCTCGGCGCTGCCCACGGACACGCGCGCCAATCCCTCGGAGGTGGTCTGA
- a CDS encoding alpha/beta hydrolase: MGYVHIIRDFTSPQEGISRTVRIYTPDAYDHAPERRFPVLYMHDGQNVFAHPESAIYETWCANATLDALVAEGRVEPWIIVAVDSTHNRLSEYSPWDEPRSHVRASGDAYVRFVTQTLKPYVESVYRTRSGPEWTAVMGSSLGGLISLYMGWRHPELFGRIGGLSPSVMWGWSRFFSEWTRHTRRWSRIYLDAGQYETVDPVGYVMRYGEATRDFYHHLKGLGYGEHELALVLEPEGHHHERDWQRRLPLAMNWLLS; this comes from the coding sequence ATGGGCTACGTCCACATCATCCGAGACTTCACATCGCCCCAAGAGGGGATTTCCCGCACCGTGCGCATCTACACCCCGGACGCGTATGACCACGCGCCGGAGCGGCGCTTTCCGGTGCTCTACATGCACGACGGGCAGAACGTCTTCGCCCACCCCGAGTCGGCCATCTACGAGACGTGGTGTGCCAACGCCACCCTGGATGCGCTCGTGGCCGAGGGGCGGGTGGAGCCGTGGATCATCGTCGCCGTGGACTCCACGCACAACCGGCTCTCCGAGTACTCGCCCTGGGACGAGCCGCGCAGCCACGTGCGGGCGAGCGGCGACGCCTACGTGCGCTTCGTCACCCAGACGCTCAAGCCCTACGTGGAGTCCGTCTACCGCACCCGCTCGGGCCCCGAGTGGACGGCCGTCATGGGCTCGTCGCTGGGGGGTCTCATCTCCCTGTACATGGGCTGGCGGCACCCGGAGCTGTTCGGCCGCATCGGTGGCCTGTCGCCCTCGGTGATGTGGGGGTGGAGCCGCTTCTTCTCCGAGTGGACCCGGCACACCCGGCGCTGGTCGCGCATCTACCTGGACGCCGGCCAGTACGAGACGGTGGATCCCGTGGGCTACGTCATGCGCTACGGCGAGGCCACGCGCGACTTCTACCACCACCTCAAGGGCCTGGGGTACGGCGAGCACGAGCTGGCACTCGTGCTCGAGCCGGAGGGCCACCACCACGAGCGGGACTGGCAGCGCCGGCTCCCTCTCGCGATGAACTGGCTGTTGAGCTGA
- a CDS encoding heme exporter protein CcmB: MRPGRSISLPRSVGVLLAKDLLIEWRTRARLNALVFFALATLLLFSFAVGPDTKLLARNAGGYLWLALLFASVLALGESFRVEQENLTLDGLRLAPADARAIFLSKAVGNTLLLVALGALLIPVMVALYGVQVAMGPLPFAITLLLGCMAISAPGTVYSAIASNARARDVLLPLLLFPLIIPALLAAAKATALVLQGDPMEQLGSWYGLLSGFNLIYWGLGFALFPRVIED, encoded by the coding sequence ATGAGGCCCGGGCGCTCCATTTCCCTGCCGAGGTCGGTGGGAGTCCTGCTGGCCAAGGATCTGCTCATCGAGTGGCGCACGCGCGCGCGCCTCAACGCGCTCGTCTTCTTCGCGCTCGCCACGCTGCTGCTCTTCTCGTTCGCGGTGGGGCCGGACACGAAGCTGCTGGCGCGCAACGCCGGGGGCTACCTGTGGCTCGCGCTGCTCTTCGCCAGCGTGCTCGCCCTGGGCGAGTCCTTCCGGGTGGAGCAGGAGAACCTCACCCTGGACGGGCTGCGGCTGGCCCCGGCGGACGCGCGCGCCATCTTCCTGTCCAAGGCGGTGGGCAACACCCTGCTGCTCGTGGCGCTGGGCGCGCTGCTCATCCCCGTCATGGTGGCGCTCTATGGCGTGCAGGTGGCCATGGGCCCCCTCCCCTTCGCGATCACCCTGCTGCTCGGCTGCATGGCCATCAGCGCGCCGGGCACGGTGTACTCGGCCATCGCCAGCAACGCGCGGGCAAGAGACGTGCTGCTCCCGCTGTTGCTTTTCCCACTCATCATTCCGGCACTGCTCGCCGCCGCCAAGGCGACGGCGCTCGTGCTCCAGGGTGATCCCATGGAACAGCTCGGCTCATGGTACGGGCTGCTTTCCGGGTTCAACCTGATTTATTGGGGGCTAGGCTTCGCGCTCTTCCCCCGGGTCATCGAGGATTGA
- a CDS encoding ATP-grasp domain-containing protein, whose amino-acid sequence MNVVFISPQFPPHFFHFVAALRERGVNVLGLGDCPYDALRRELRESLSEYFFTPNLHDTEALVRAVGYFTWRHGRIHRIDSLNETWLEVEAHLREAFHVPGLLPADIARLRSKLGMHDLFKQAGLPHPDATAVRDAAQVKDFARRVGYPLVLKPDVGVGAARTFKVSSEAEVDEAFRGPPLTGYVAQSFVKGTIVTYDGLVDGNGHIVFTTSHEYSDGIMESVLEQRDLAIWSHRQLPPALDAMGRKMVEALGLRERWFHLEFFRLADGSFVALEANLRPPGAFVVDMMNYAGDTDVYRLWARLITGEDLRGFHYEPKYHVCHIARRTGRTYRYGHSEVVARLGETLLQHATLPSVFTSALGDEMYLTRHQDLEAMREAMRLVQARN is encoded by the coding sequence ATGAACGTCGTCTTCATCTCGCCCCAGTTCCCGCCCCACTTCTTCCACTTCGTGGCCGCCTTGCGCGAACGGGGCGTCAACGTCCTGGGACTGGGGGACTGCCCCTACGATGCCCTGCGTCGGGAGCTGCGCGAGTCGCTGTCGGAGTACTTCTTCACCCCCAACCTCCACGACACCGAGGCGCTGGTGCGCGCCGTGGGCTACTTCACCTGGCGGCACGGCCGCATCCACCGCATCGACTCGCTCAACGAGACGTGGCTGGAGGTGGAGGCGCACCTGCGCGAGGCCTTCCACGTCCCGGGCCTGCTGCCCGCGGACATCGCCCGGCTGCGCTCCAAGCTGGGCATGCATGACTTGTTCAAGCAGGCGGGCCTGCCCCACCCCGACGCCACCGCCGTGCGCGACGCAGCCCAGGTGAAGGACTTCGCCCGCCGCGTGGGCTACCCGCTCGTGCTCAAGCCGGACGTGGGCGTGGGCGCCGCGCGCACCTTCAAGGTGTCCAGCGAGGCGGAGGTGGACGAGGCCTTCCGCGGGCCGCCGCTCACCGGCTATGTGGCCCAGTCCTTCGTCAAGGGCACCATCGTCACCTATGACGGGCTCGTGGACGGCAACGGCCACATCGTCTTCACCACCAGCCACGAGTACAGCGACGGCATCATGGAGTCCGTGCTCGAGCAGCGCGACCTGGCCATCTGGAGCCACCGGCAGCTGCCCCCGGCGCTCGACGCCATGGGGCGCAAGATGGTGGAGGCGCTCGGCCTGCGCGAGCGCTGGTTCCACCTGGAGTTCTTCCGCCTCGCGGACGGCAGCTTCGTCGCGCTCGAGGCCAACCTGCGGCCCCCCGGCGCCTTCGTGGTGGACATGATGAACTACGCGGGGGACACGGACGTGTACCGGCTGTGGGCCCGCCTCATCACCGGCGAGGACCTGCGCGGATTTCACTACGAGCCCAAGTACCACGTGTGTCACATCGCCCGGCGCACCGGCCGCACCTACCGCTATGGGCACTCGGAGGTGGTGGCACGCCTGGGCGAGACGCTCCTGCAGCACGCCACCCTGCCCTCCGTCTTCACCAGCGCCCTGGGCGACGAGATGTACCTCACCCGGCACCAGGACCTCGAGGCGATGCGCGAGGCGATGCGGCTCGTCCAGGCCCGGAACTGA
- a CDS encoding oligosaccharide flippase family protein, whose amino-acid sequence MSEKSGSAAPAASFMGKAGPLVLARLFTAGLTLSIPLVLARVLSLEEYGTYYQLFLIATTLYYVLPFGVVQSLYYFLPRAEEKRPWLGQTLLFMSGAGAVAAALVWGLLGLVANHFGNPALLEHRGTLALYTAFLLGSFPLEISLTSQGRTKQSAVVYLVSDAVRAAAMVVPCLLGAGLHGMMLAVVGFTFLRYVATWVVAPRGTTGPLARAELWRQQLVYAAPFGAAMALAIPQQNAHLYMVAGVVSPALYALYRVGCFQLPVVDLLYTPTSEVLMVRLGELEKQGRLEEGVGAFREAAGKLAFLFLPFAAFLFAAAPEFIGALFGAKFLPAVPIFRVSVVGVVLAILPMDGVLRARGHTRAIFLSYLIKAVVTVPLVWVGVRQFGMMGGVVSWALAELVGKCSLLVRVPAALSTPSLRLRIRDIIPWRELGKASLAAFAAAAGVFVLRLGMEHAWGGLPEGFIWRTLPLAVAGLLFMLGYVGVLYATGVRPLGLLARARRGG is encoded by the coding sequence GTGAGTGAGAAGTCGGGGTCCGCCGCGCCCGCCGCTTCGTTCATGGGGAAGGCGGGCCCCCTGGTGCTGGCCCGGTTGTTCACCGCCGGGCTGACGCTGTCCATTCCCCTGGTGCTGGCGCGGGTGCTGAGCCTCGAGGAGTACGGCACCTACTACCAGCTCTTCCTCATCGCCACGACGCTCTACTACGTGCTGCCCTTCGGGGTGGTGCAGAGCCTCTACTACTTCCTGCCGCGCGCGGAGGAGAAGCGGCCGTGGCTGGGGCAGACGCTGCTCTTCATGTCCGGCGCGGGGGCGGTGGCCGCGGCGCTGGTGTGGGGACTGCTCGGCCTGGTCGCCAACCATTTCGGCAACCCGGCGCTGCTCGAGCACCGGGGGACACTGGCGCTCTATACCGCCTTCCTGCTCGGCTCCTTCCCGCTGGAGATTTCCCTCACCAGCCAGGGCAGGACGAAGCAGTCGGCAGTCGTCTATCTGGTGTCGGACGCCGTGCGCGCGGCCGCCATGGTGGTGCCGTGCCTGTTGGGCGCCGGCCTGCATGGGATGATGCTGGCGGTGGTGGGCTTCACCTTCCTGCGCTACGTGGCCACGTGGGTGGTGGCGCCGCGGGGAACCACCGGACCGCTGGCGCGCGCGGAGCTGTGGCGTCAGCAGCTCGTCTACGCGGCTCCCTTCGGAGCGGCCATGGCGCTCGCGATTCCGCAGCAGAACGCCCACCTCTACATGGTGGCGGGCGTGGTGAGCCCGGCCCTGTACGCGCTCTACCGCGTGGGTTGCTTCCAGTTGCCCGTGGTGGATCTGCTCTACACGCCCACGAGCGAGGTGCTCATGGTGCGCCTGGGCGAGCTGGAGAAGCAGGGCCGGCTGGAGGAGGGCGTGGGGGCGTTTCGCGAGGCCGCGGGCAAGCTGGCCTTCCTCTTCCTGCCCTTCGCCGCGTTCCTCTTCGCCGCCGCGCCCGAGTTCATCGGGGCGCTGTTCGGCGCGAAGTTCCTGCCCGCCGTGCCCATCTTCCGCGTGAGCGTGGTGGGCGTGGTGCTCGCCATCCTGCCCATGGACGGGGTGCTGCGGGCCCGGGGACACACGCGGGCCATCTTCCTGTCCTACCTCATCAAGGCGGTGGTGACGGTGCCGCTCGTCTGGGTGGGCGTGCGCCAGTTCGGAATGATGGGGGGCGTGGTGTCGTGGGCCCTGGCGGAGCTGGTGGGCAAGTGCTCGCTGCTCGTCCGGGTGCCGGCGGCTTTGTCCACGCCGTCGCTGCGCCTGCGCATCCGCGACATCATTCCCTGGCGCGAGCTGGGCAAGGCGTCGCTCGCCGCGTTCGCCGCCGCCGCGGGAGTCTTCGTGCTGCGCCTGGGGATGGAGCATGCATGGGGTGGTCTGCCCGAGGGCTTCATTTGGAGGACGCTGCCGCTGGCCGTGGCCGGGCTGCTGTTCATGCTGGGCTACGTGGGTGTTCTGTACGCCACGGGTGTGCGGCCTCTCGGGCTGCTCGCGCGTGCCCGCCGCGGCGGGTGA
- a CDS encoding glycosyltransferase family 4 protein: MRVLLVGDYPPPHGGVAVHVRQMHDSLRERGVESVVLDIGKGGHPAPGVISVRTPAQYARRLAGFIREGWTVHVHTSGNNPKSWVLAATGALRAPGSRRVITLHSGLLPDYLAASPSRRAFARLVLMGYSHVVAVSEAVRAALVRCGVPGEKILVYPAFCGSQVRPGEVTPAIQAARERRRVLLAMAHHPSPVYGRGLMFRALRQLADARPGVGLAVFGPGTHSEEFQRDAREHGVESLLENLGELAHPEALALIARCDAFIRPTTHDGDAISVREALALGVPCVASDVCARPEGVTTFRAGSAEDLTRRVLHALEAGPARVVSPDAGPVLMKLYGDLTQSTSVGGELHAAQ; encoded by the coding sequence ATGCGAGTGCTCCTCGTTGGCGACTATCCGCCACCGCATGGTGGCGTGGCGGTCCACGTGCGGCAGATGCACGACTCCCTGCGCGAGCGCGGAGTGGAGTCGGTGGTGCTGGACATTGGCAAGGGCGGCCATCCGGCCCCGGGCGTCATCTCCGTGCGCACCCCGGCGCAGTACGCCCGGCGGCTCGCGGGGTTCATCCGCGAGGGGTGGACGGTGCATGTCCACACCAGTGGGAACAACCCGAAGTCGTGGGTGCTCGCGGCCACCGGGGCCCTGCGCGCTCCTGGCTCCAGGCGCGTCATCACCCTGCACTCGGGGCTGTTGCCGGACTACCTGGCCGCATCCCCGTCGCGGCGGGCGTTCGCGCGCCTGGTGCTCATGGGCTACTCCCACGTGGTGGCCGTGTCCGAGGCGGTGCGCGCGGCGCTCGTGCGCTGCGGAGTCCCCGGAGAGAAGATCCTCGTGTACCCGGCCTTCTGCGGCTCGCAGGTACGTCCGGGCGAGGTGACGCCGGCGATCCAGGCGGCACGCGAGCGCCGTCGGGTGCTGCTGGCCATGGCGCACCATCCCTCGCCCGTCTACGGACGCGGGTTGATGTTCCGTGCGCTGCGCCAGCTCGCGGACGCGCGGCCCGGCGTGGGGCTCGCGGTGTTCGGACCGGGAACGCATTCCGAGGAGTTCCAGCGGGATGCCCGGGAGCATGGGGTGGAGTCGCTCCTGGAGAACCTGGGAGAGCTGGCGCACCCGGAGGCGCTCGCGTTGATCGCGCGCTGCGACGCCTTCATCCGGCCCACCACGCATGACGGGGATGCCATCTCCGTGCGCGAGGCGCTGGCGCTGGGCGTGCCGTGCGTGGCGAGCGACGTGTGCGCCCGGCCCGAGGGGGTCACCACCTTCCGCGCGGGCAGCGCGGAGGACCTGACCCGGCGGGTGTTGCATGCCCTGGAAGCCGGACCCGCGCGGGTGGTGTCGCCCGATGCCGGACCGGTCTTGATGAAGCTTTACGGTGATTTGACTCAATCGACGAGTGTCGGAGGCGAGCTACATGCGGCGCAGTGA
- a CDS encoding polysaccharide deacetylase family protein, whose protein sequence is MAAYRRHQSGGRRILIVSYHRVVEDFFGELQRSIPGLLISQETFRRHLEGLSAAGYKFATLGEALDVMSGARTAHDDLCVVTFDDGYRDVYRYAYPVLKEMGVPAITYLPADLIGTNYRFNHDRLFHLVHSVQAKGYQPLFDVLPEPAAGLMVEVMSGRKRLSAALDDFIGVHSSATLMDTIRALEERLGPDAQLLPEQGDLMDWDEVRTMSRDGFEFGAHTLGHVVLTHEPLDVVEREVRESKAVIERELGKPVRDFAYCNGWYSDDVIDVLMRNGFRSAVTTEDMNNRIGGNPFTLKRKVLWENFSVGVTGGYSSSLTVCQLDDCFGTLGMREPVLGRRPQRLKKEGQEVLPSGANTANPIIMTEGAAW, encoded by the coding sequence CTGGCGGCCTACCGGCGGCATCAGTCGGGTGGGCGGCGCATTCTCATCGTCAGCTACCACCGGGTGGTGGAGGACTTCTTTGGTGAGCTGCAGCGCTCCATTCCGGGGTTGCTCATCTCCCAGGAGACGTTCCGGCGGCACCTGGAGGGCCTGTCGGCGGCGGGCTACAAGTTCGCGACCCTGGGTGAGGCGCTGGACGTGATGTCGGGGGCGCGCACCGCGCACGACGACCTGTGCGTCGTCACCTTCGACGATGGCTACCGGGACGTGTACCGCTACGCCTATCCCGTCCTGAAGGAGATGGGCGTGCCGGCCATCACCTACCTGCCGGCGGATCTCATCGGCACCAATTACCGCTTCAACCATGATCGGCTCTTCCACCTGGTGCACAGCGTCCAGGCCAAGGGCTATCAGCCGCTGTTCGACGTGCTGCCCGAGCCGGCCGCGGGGCTGATGGTGGAGGTGATGTCCGGGCGCAAGCGCCTGTCCGCGGCGCTCGATGACTTCATCGGCGTGCACTCCTCGGCCACGCTCATGGACACCATCCGCGCGCTGGAGGAGCGGCTCGGTCCGGACGCGCAGCTGCTGCCCGAGCAGGGCGATCTGATGGACTGGGACGAGGTGCGCACCATGTCGCGGGACGGCTTCGAGTTCGGCGCGCACACGCTCGGCCACGTGGTGCTCACGCACGAGCCGCTCGACGTGGTGGAGCGCGAGGTGCGCGAGTCCAAGGCCGTCATCGAGCGGGAGCTCGGCAAGCCCGTGCGCGACTTCGCCTACTGCAACGGCTGGTACTCGGACGACGTCATCGACGTGCTGATGCGCAACGGCTTCCGCTCGGCCGTCACCACCGAGGACATGAACAACCGCATCGGCGGCAACCCCTTCACCCTCAAGCGCAAGGTGCTGTGGGAGAACTTCAGCGTGGGCGTGACGGGCGGCTACTCGTCGAGCCTCACGGTGTGCCAGCTGGATGACTGCTTCGGCACGCTCGGCATGCGCGAGCCGGTGCTGGGCCGGCGTCCGCAGCGCCTCAAGAAGGAGGGGCAGGAGGTCCTTCCCTCCGGGGCCAACACGGCCAATCCCATCATCATGACGGAAGGAGCCGCCTGGTGA